The DNA region TCAACGGCAAGGACGTCCCCGGCGCGGCGCTCGTCATGCAGGCGGTGTGGGCGAGCATACTCTGCCTTTCCGGCACCTACGGCGACCTGCTCGACTACGTGATCTTCGTGGTGCTTATCTTTTATATACTCACCGTGGGCGGCGTCTTCGTACTCCGGCGCAGGATGCCCGGAGCGGCACGCCCCTACAGGATGCTGGGCTACCCGGTCGTGCCCGCGCTCTATATCCTCACGCTGGGCGCCATCGCGGTCGATCTTCTCATTTACAAACCCGCGTACACCTGGCCGGGCATGGGCATCGTGCTCCTGGGGGTCCCCATCTATTTCGCGTGGTCCAGGTTCTCGAAGAAGTAGCGTTGTACCGCGGGCGCACGTGACTGGCTTCCCCGCGCATCGGCACCAAGGCCGTTTCCTCTTGTGTAGGAAGTGATCATTACCCATATCACAAAAACTGCCTTAGGAGGCCCCCTAAATCCCACTTCGACAAGCTCAGTGCAGCGCCCGGAGGGGGACTTCAGCAATCGGCAGAATATGCATTTTCTGGCATTGGCAGATGTCGTTGCCCCCCGCCGGGGGGTGTTTATTAACTTGTGGGTTTCAGCCGTGTCGTTACGGGCGGAGATACCCCTACCTGTCTCCGCAGGCGTGATACCAGTACACCGCCGCGAGCCCCCACGTGAAATTGAAGAAGATGACGAACAGGGGCGTGAGTCCGCCCAGCGCGAGACCCAGCATATGGGCGTCCTTCATGGGGAAGACCACGACAAGCTGCACGATGCTCGGCAGCAGGCTCAGCACGAAGGCGCGCAGCGCGAGCCGGCCGGGAAACAGGGGCAGGAGAAGCGCGAGTCCCCAGATGCCGCCCCACACGACCTTCGCGTAGAGGAACGGCGGGCTTAGCGGCGGCACGATGTGCACGCCCATCGCCATAGTGATGCCCAGCGCCCCGAACGCCCAGATTACCAGGGCGTTGCACAACCCGCCCACTGCGCCCGATGCGAAGAGAAGACTGATCCGCTTGATCGAAATCATTATTTTCCTCCAGGATGAATATTCGCGGATTTTGCGTTATGTAAGCATTGGTAAACAGGGCTGGGGTTGATCGACCAGGGGGCTTGAATTACTATCAAATGTCGCATGGTCCGCGAGGACATTGTTGTCATAATAAAAAATAGCCCGGGGGACCTGCGAAGTCAAACCGCGGCCGCGGAGGGGCGCCTGCCTGAATAATTTTTAAAGAATCGGCGGATGCCCGGTAGTATTTACTTGACTTTCGGGCGAGCGGGGCCATGTGCTTATCATTGTTCTATTTTTTCTAAAACTACGAATCAATGCGGCCCGCGGGGGCCCCGGAAGCGCCGCTTCCGCGAAAAGGGGAGGAGACATGGTTATTAAAAGACTGGCAATGTTCATCCTGTGCGTCGCGGTCGGTACCGCGTTCGCCGGGTGCAAAAAGGGTTCCGGCGACACCGTGAAGATAGGCGCGATATTCGCCGTAACGGGAGGGGCGTCGTACCTGGGCTCGCCCGAGGCGAGGACCGCGCAGATGCTCGTGGACGAGATCAACGACAAGGGCGGCATCAACGGCAAACAGGTCGAGCTTGTCATCAAGGATTCCGAGGGGAACCCCGAGAAGGCGATCTCCTTCGCGAAGCAGCTCATAGAAGAGGAAAAGGTATTCGCCATCATAGGGCCCTCCACGAGCGGCGAGACCATGAAGATCAAGAGCCTGTGCGAGGAGTCGAAGATGCTGCTCATCTCCTGCGCCGCGGCGGAGATCATCGTGAACCCGGTCGCAAAGTACGTCTTCAAGACCCCGCAGAAAGACAGCCACGTGGCCCGGATGATATTCGAGACCATGAAGAAAAAGGGCATTGCGAAGATCGGGATAATATCGGACAACACCGGCTTCGGGGCCGCGGGCAAGGAACAGCTCGAAAAGATCGCGCCCGAGTACGGCGTTGCGGTTCTCATCAGCGAGGTGTACAACATGAAGGCGACGGACCTGACCGGGGTCCTCGCCAAGCTCAAGGGACAGAACGTGCAGGCGGTCATAAACTGGTCCATCGTGCCCGCGCAGGCTATAGTCGCGAAGAACATGAAGCAGATCAAGTTCGAGGTGCCGCTTTTCCAGAGCCACGGCTTCGGCAACCTCAAGTACGCGGAAGAGGCGGGCAAGGCGGGAGACGGCATTATCTTCCCGGTGGGCAGGCTCCTCGTCGCCGACCAGCTTCCCGACACCAACAAGCAGAAGGTGCTGCTCCAGAAGTTCAAGAAGGACTACGAGTCGCGCTTTAAGGAAGACGTGAGCGCCTTCGGGGGCTACGCCTACGACGCGCTCGTCCTGCTTTTCGAAGGGATGAAGAAGGCGGGCGTGAACGACCGGGAGAAGGTGCGCGACGCGATCGAGCAGCTCCGCGACATTCCCGGGACCTCCGGCGTATTCAGCCTTTCGCCCCAGGACCACAACGGGCTCGGGATGAACTCGCTCGTGATACTCACGGTCAAGGACGGGAAATTCGTACCGTACGAAAAACTCGACTAGAACGACCATGAGCCGGGGGCACGCGCCCCCGGCCCGGCTTCCATGAACCCCGAACAGATACTACAGTATATCCTCTCCGGCGTCACGATGGGCAGCGTCTATGCCGTCACGGCGATAGGCTTCAACATCGTCTACAACACGACCGGCATTATCAACTTCGCACAGGGCGAGTTTCTCATGCTCGGGGGCATGACGGCGGTCACGCTCGCGGCCTTCCTGCCGCTTCCCCTGGCCATAGCGTGCGCGGTCGCCCTCACTGCGGGGATTGGGGGGCTTATCGATTTGGTCATCATAAGGCGTCTGAAAAACCCGTCCGTGCTCATGATGATCATCGTGACCATAGGGCTGTCCATTCTCATCCGCGAAACCGCGCTGCATGTCTGGGACGCCAAGGTGCGTTCGCTTCCATTTTTTACCGGGAGCGAGGTCTCTTCTATAAACATCCTGGGCGCCTATATCTCGCCGCAGGTCCTGTGGGTGCTGGGTGCCTGCGCGGTTATCGTGACGGGGCTCACCGTGTTCTTCCGGAGCACCACGACCGGGCGCTCCATGCGCGCATGCTCGTCCGACCGCATGGCCGCAAGCCTGTGCGGCATCGACGTGAAATCGATGGTCACGCTTTCGTTCATACTGAGCGCTGCCATAGGCGCGCTGGCGGGGTGCGTGATTTCCCCCATCACCCAGACCCAGTACGACAGCGGCACCTCGCTCGCCATCAAGGGATTCACCGTGGCGATCCTCGGGGGGCTGGGCAACAGCATGGGCGCGGTCGCCGGGGGGATCATTATTGGGCTCCTGGAGGCCTTCAGCATTTCCATTCTCCCGCTCGCGTACATGGACGCGATGGCCATCGGGATCATGATACTCATCCTGTTCTTCCGGCCCAGCGGACTCTTCGCGCGCAAGGGCGAAGCCGCCCTCAAGGAACATTGATGAAACCGCGCGGCTACATTCCCGTCGCGGTCCTCGCCGCGGTCCTTGCGGCCTTCCAGCTCCTGGTGAGCTTCACCGGCCAGGAATTCTTTCTCACCCAGCTCACCATGTCGGCGTACTACGTGCTCGCGGTCATGGGGCTCTGCCTCCTCATGGGCTACGCCGGACAGATCTCCCTGGGGCACGCGGCGTTCTTCGCGATCGGCGGGTACACGGCG from Spirochaetota bacterium includes:
- a CDS encoding branched-chain amino acid ABC transporter permease, which gives rise to MNPEQILQYILSGVTMGSVYAVTAIGFNIVYNTTGIINFAQGEFLMLGGMTAVTLAAFLPLPLAIACAVALTAGIGGLIDLVIIRRLKNPSVLMMIIVTIGLSILIRETALHVWDAKVRSLPFFTGSEVSSINILGAYISPQVLWVLGACAVIVTGLTVFFRSTTTGRSMRACSSDRMAASLCGIDVKSMVTLSFILSAAIGALAGCVISPITQTQYDSGTSLAIKGFTVAILGGLGNSMGAVAGGIIIGLLEAFSISILPLAYMDAMAIGIMILILFFRPSGLFARKGEAALKEH
- a CDS encoding ABC transporter substrate-binding protein is translated as MFILCVAVGTAFAGCKKGSGDTVKIGAIFAVTGGASYLGSPEARTAQMLVDEINDKGGINGKQVELVIKDSEGNPEKAISFAKQLIEEEKVFAIIGPSTSGETMKIKSLCEESKMLLISCAAAEIIVNPVAKYVFKTPQKDSHVARMIFETMKKKGIAKIGIISDNTGFGAAGKEQLEKIAPEYGVAVLISEVYNMKATDLTGVLAKLKGQNVQAVINWSIVPAQAIVAKNMKQIKFEVPLFQSHGFGNLKYAEEAGKAGDGIIFPVGRLLVADQLPDTNKQKVLLQKFKKDYESRFKEDVSAFGGYAYDALVLLFEGMKKAGVNDREKVRDAIEQLRDIPGTSGVFSLSPQDHNGLGMNSLVILTVKDGKFVPYEKLD